In Dehalococcoidia bacterium, a genomic segment contains:
- a CDS encoding transposase produces RGRPRTRPGEVCADGAYDSREVRLYLRRRGIKAGIPQNPRGRKRPKMGRPYRFCQVTYQAARGAVERLFAWLKGGFRRLALRHERLLATFTAFVYLACFIITWRVLNHLESFEMSSSP; encoded by the coding sequence AGGGGGAGGCCCAGGACGAGGCCTGGAGAGGTGTGCGCTGATGGCGCCTACGACTCGAGGGAGGTGCGGCTCTACCTGCGTCGGCGGGGCATCAAGGCTGGCATCCCCCAGAACCCCAGGGGTAGGAAGAGGCCCAAGATGGGGAGGCCCTATCGCTTCTGCCAGGTGACCTACCAGGCTGCCAGGGGTGCGGTGGAGCGCCTCTTCGCCTGGCTCAAGGGAGGCTTTCGCCGACTGGCCCTGCGCCATGAGCGCCTCTTGGCCACCTTCACTGCCTTCGTCTACCTGGCCTGCTTCATCATCACCTGGAGAGTTTTGAATCACCTGGAGAGTTTTGAGATGAGTTCATCGCCCTAG